In the Sander lucioperca isolate FBNREF2018 chromosome 24, SLUC_FBN_1.2, whole genome shotgun sequence genome, atggttgagtcagaatttggcgtaaacagaatgagaacatggatccgtcatgccttgttaccactgggcaggctggttgtgtaatggtgtgggggatgctatcctatcaatatgggccaacatttctaaagaatgcttccagcaccttgttgaatcagtgccacaaagaattaaggcagttctgaaggcaaaagggggtcaaacacggtattagtatggtgttcctaataatcctttaggtaaGTGTATATCCTGACTATGATCTAATAATATAGCTAAATAATGATCTAAtatgggtcaagctccaaaaaacaccatagcctacacttcccataatgcaactccaTAGCTTGTTTGGTTCCACACCCCTACTTTGAAACACAGACTTTCTGTTAGAAATTGTAGTCTCGAGCCcagataaccctgatgacatcgcTTACACCAATAACACCATTAACACATAACATGTCAACATGACTTAGTATTAGAAGATGGAGAATCCTCTGCTATCCTTTCGGTTTCTTTGTTCCTCCTGCattatctttttttctgcttgaatccatccatcctccccctCCACAGGCTTTGCATCTTCTGCAGCAGCTGTGCGTACACCGGCCACCGAGGTCCGCGGCCAGCGCAATGCCGTCTTCTCCAGAGAGCAGGCCAGGCAGAGAGCTCTGTACCCCCGCATCGAGAAGATCGAGGTGTCCATGCAGGGCCCTGGGCTGGATGGTACACTGCTTATCATGAACAGAGGAATGTCCACTCCACTGAGCTGTGCCAGACGTGAGTGAAAGGGAGTGTGGATGCAAGATGAATGTAGAAAGAAAACCACTTAAAAACTTTCATTGAACTTTGGCCGGGTTTGAACCATTTTTGTTTGTAACACAATCCGCAATCTGTGAGAAACTAAACATCTCAGCTTCATTTGCATGTATTAATAATGCATTGCTTCATGATTCGTGATAAATAAATCCTAGTTTTGCACTCAGCTGAACTCCTCTGTGTTTCCCCCAGATCTGACAGAGCATCACCTGATCAACTCGGCTCTGGCCCTGGTGGACGGGGAACCTTGGTCTCTTCACCAGCCCCTCACCCACTCCTGCTCACTCACTCTGCTCACATTTAAAGACAGTGATCCAACTCTGGTCAACCAGGTAcaggaacaacaaaaacatattttatttaaaaggatTTCAGATTTTTCTTGGAGAGTTAAGTATTTCctgctttttctttctttctttctttctttcttagaCAAGTGACAAAATGAGAAAAGTCAGGGAATTTCATACATTTTTCAGGGGAAATGTTTTGAAATAAGTAAATGTTATAATTTCTTCTTGTTTTAGTACGTGGTAGtgtttttataaattacatgGCTGTTTTACAGCAGGCCCAGCTTTAGTGAGATGTTTTACTCCACTTTTTACATGTTACCTTAAATGATAGGGACACATTTTTTCAAGTCTGTCTATCTTAATACAATACTCATATGTACATTGAAATAGTTATTGGTCACTGTAGTTGTTCCTGCTGTAAAAACAGCCATTAAGACATCCCCTCTTGTAGCTCTTCTAGTGGAAGAGATGGGGGACAAGATTCACAGTCCTGTTtctgtgtaaaaatgtattctTAATTTCAGCTCATATGAAGGTTTAGCAGTCTGAGTTAGCCAAATGGCTTTAAGAAAATGAACAGGTGATATAAGGAAAGGGGTTTGGCATATTTCAGCGTGTGCTCTTGTTCCCCCTCAGGCCTATTGGCGTTCCTGTGCTGCCTTGCTAGGCCAGGTGCTGGAGACTGCTTTCAAAGACGACTTTACTGTGGAGCTTCTCAACACACCAGAGGTGCCAGGTAGAGGAGCTTCTCCAAATGTACCCTGACCAGCCATCAGAGACCAGTAGAATTAGTCTCTGCCAGGAACTTTTGAGACAGATTTGAAAGTTAGATGCAGTGTCAGTCTTTGGCTGTTGAGGTAGGCTTGATATAATTTTGAGTGAAATTATTTAGGCCAATTTTAATAGAATTCCTGGCAGGTCATTTTCTTAGTTTACATAAATGGAACATACATGTTGGATTCTGATGAGAGGTGGTTTGGTGctaattagtttttttgtatttgtttccaTTTAGTCACTTCAGGGGCTTTCTGCTGTGATGTGGTGCTCGACCCTCAGCTGGACTCATGGACTCcctctgaggtgtgtgtgtgtgtgtgtgtgtgtggggttctTTAAAGATGTAAATGTATTTGAGATGTTTTTCCATCATCTTCTATAGAACATCTTTAACATAAAAAAGTTTCCTTCCTGACAGAGTAACTTTATACTAAACTGAAAGCCATTATTTCTGTTGCACCTGTCACCATCTATATTACTGCAGCAAGACGAGAATTTTAACCATTAGAGGTCAGCACAAACTGACAATTTTCAGCTGATAAGTTTCTCTTTAAAGTGATATTCCACCCCAAATCCATCTTTTGAGTCTCAAGTGTCCGTCCATTGTAGCTGAGACAGCTGTttaaagttttgtctttaacaaAAGTCAGAGGCTGTGGTCAGCTAAACTTGGTGTTTTGGTTGAAATGGATTCCAATAGTGACAAGATTTTCAGCTGGCAAGACAAATCAAGACAAAGAAACTTCTCAGACCACCCCTTAGTCATCATTTGGCCCGAAATGCAGTTATTATTACGCTGCCTAATGCTGTCTTTAGCCATATTTTGGCAAAAATGAGAGTCTTCTTAGTCTTCTTGGGTGTTCAGTATCTCATATAAATGTTTGTCTTTACTTACATGTTTATGTGTGAGGAAACTAGAGTGTGACTTGTTATTATCACCTTTGAAGAGTCTCTATATGTCGCCAGCAGTTGCAAGGGAGGAATGATTCAGAGATTTTATCCGTTGGTCTTTGTCTTGGATTACAGAACTCTAATATCTCTTACTCTATCTGATCCTTTGTGAGTGTAAGTGAGTTGATTTGTAAACCAACACGGCTGTTTTTCACTCCAGGAGTCGTTGCGGTCTCTGACGCGAGGGGCCCAGCAGCTGATCCACCAGGACCTGGCATGGGAGCCTCTGGAGGTGGTACCCTCTGTGGCACTGGAGATCTTCTCACACAGCAGGTAGCCTGACTCCTTCCTTGGGCCGGTTCACACACTCTCAGCAGTCCTTAGACCGTCCGTTGAAAACGCACGTCTTTCCATTCATGTTGCATTTACGCTGCGGCGGTGGGGGCCGCACAAGGGAGCTGAAAAAACGCAGCCGCCTTAGGCAAGAAGTTGAAAgacagattcaacttttggagaaatgcAATCTGAAGTTACCCTGTGGTAACCAGCGATCAGACTTGGCAGTCcattttgaggcggtgtgagagtcccgtacagtagTAACGGTTAACATCACTgtctctatcgctgccacaagaaagttttaaaacaatatgagagtaaaaaacaaaagacaatcacttaactgcccaggagtttgtgtaacagctgtatgtttcctgcaacaacaaagcacagtccctccgtctcttgtctttctctctttctctgtgaaatgaagctgttttcaaagctcgatggtgtttttttgcctccaaggcgccttccaggcagctaaccctaaccttaaccctaaacgtAACCATTGCcatgctgcctggaaggagacgttgggggcaaaaaacaccaaagactgTTTTCAAATGCTGTCGGAAGTGTCGAGATCTGACTGAAAGCAATAACTGTGAATATATCAaatctacttgtgctacattggagtgttaaaaaacacaacaggacatcacacaaatgggccatttaagTGACACTCCCACCGCCGCACACCATGCGGTGAATCACTTTCTTTGGTCAGTATGCACCCTTACTGAGCTCACTGATACTCTTTCATCgctgttttcactgtttttattactttatctCGCTTAACACGTCTGTTCTTCTTTTGCCTCTTTTTCCTTGTGTCTCTTTGCTTCCTGTCCCTGTATTGTCCCTCCCCAGTATACTCCTACTAAACACACGATGactgttgttgctttttctcTGTGTCTTCCAGGTGTAAACAGGAAGAGGTGGAACAGAAGGCAGCACAGAGTCCCAAAGGCACAGTGATGCTCCACAGGTGACTTTTCACGCACACATTTTGGTTTAAACCTTGATTTCCTGCCTACATGTTTCCAGTGTAGTGTCGGTTACATGGCACATTAAGTATATCTACAGGAGGTTGTGTATTTTGCACATCTCCCACCTAAACCTCCCATAATCGTTTAGATGTGGTGACCATGTGCTGCTGAGTGCGGGCCCCCTCGTGGCCAGGACAGGCCTGTGCTCTCAGTACGAGGTGACGGCCATCCACAGCCTGGGACAGGGACTCTGGGGCCTCCGGCGTCGGGCACAGGGCCTCTCCCTGCCTCTGCAGCTGCAGGTAGGGACGTGTGTGGAATATGGTGACGTAACAGCACTTAAATACATCAGAGGCGGACACTGTTTGTTGggctttttcatttgtttttactttttttgtgtgtatttgtgatcGGACTTGCATGAAAACCTTCATGCGAGACAGTTGCttgtattttaaaaacatgGTTACTTTTACCTTACCAGTACAACAGTCATTTTAACCCActtaaaaaatacttttctaTGGATTTCCAAGATAAGTTTTATTGGGACAAGAAAAGTGATCATATCTAGATTTCTGTGACACAAGAAATGTCAAATTAAAGGTGAATATGGGCACCTTTTCTTCAGACAATTGCAGGTTTAAATTACCGAGTCAATTTAAAAGTGATTCTTTAGCGGTCTGCAGCGGTTTCCCTCGAGATTGTTCATAGAACCGCTGTTGCCGTGGAACAGATTATACATGACATTTGATTGTTCTCCTAATATCAAAGCTTGTCCTTTTGTGTGGCGCAGTAAAAGTACTTTATCACTGTCTACATGTGCCTGCTAATCACGTTGTCTTCCTCTCTGCAGGCTCACCACACGGTCTGGAGGAAACTGAGGCAGCGGGCAGAGAAAATGGTAAGAACagcaaattatttatttatttattttttttttttttacctcacaCAGCCATCCAAGAACAGTGACCTTAAAGCTGAAGCACTGAGGCCAACTCAGGAAAGGAGGGCTGTGTTCTGGTCTAGATGATGGATACTTGTCCAAATTACTGCTTGTTCCACATTTAGCCAGCTCGATCCCTGGCTACAGCCGTCATTTTAGATTTCACAAAGTAGCCAGAGGTTAGGATTTAACACAGCTATTTTTATTGCTTTGCATTTATATTTTGGCAAAAACTGAGCGTGGGCTGCAGTCTTCAGGAAAAGGCAGGTCTCATCTTCCTCATGAAGGACAAACGGCTGTTTTCTGAACTCGACATCAAAGACACAGACACTAACTTAAGATCCAAGGAGGAAGTATTTTTAAATCCTTCCAGGTTCAAGGCTCTTATTCTAGGTGTTGTACATCATGACGCTCGGATTGATGCAGAGTTGAATCGGCTCTGTCTGAGCATTACCAAGTTACACTCTAAAGGAGAAGCATAAATTCTTCAAATTCAAACTAGGCTGCGAGTTAATTTTGGATGGAGCCATCTAGGCGAAATATATTTTGCTGCAGCCTTTCTGGCATTCTCTGTGCATCACTGATTgcgtaatgtaaaaaaaaaaaaatagtactcATTAATAGATCCACTTGATTTGGCAACTGATGACATACTGTGCTCTGTGgcctacattttattttcacattggGTTATTCAGGGAATTGAAATAGCACTTTATTAAAGACAAAAGTATGGATGTCAGAGTTGGACCGACATTAAAAGTGGAGGATAGTTGGATCACGACTTTCTGGAGTTTTTACAAGCACAGGATTAGCATGCAGGCCTGCTGCAGGAGCTACTGGACATCACTCTTATGGTTTTAGAGGACACTGTTCCATAATACCTGGCACACTAATGTTTGCTGTGTAAATggtaagataagatagactttattaatcccacactgggaaAATTCCTGATGTGTATAGAGAGCATGTGTATATGATGTGTATAGAGAACATGTGTATATGATGTGTATAGAGAGCATGCTGTCCTGTCCTCTTTGTCCTATGCATTAACAGAATCACTACTGCTTATCAGTGGAGGAGCTATAAACTTAAACAGGCCCAGAAACTCTCTGAAGGACATTTATACTGCAGTGTTTTCACAATATGTAGGCAAACCAAGGGTAATGCACAAGATATCCTTCTCTTCAACAGCTCACATACGTAGACAGAGATAATTTAGGACCACATGGATGTTTTCATTCTTCCCATAAAACCACAAGACGCCAGCTTTACTTGTCATGCAGATAAAACGCCTGTCTGTCATTCATGGGGGAACTGTGCGAGAGATATCAAGCTACATTAACAAGCAGCTATGAGAACTGGACTGAAAGTTAGTTGGGACTTAAATTTGTAGGTTGACCATCATTTCACTAATAAAattagaaaaaattaaaaatttcaCCAATTGGAGAAAGATTCATATGTACCTTTTCATTTTCTGTAGAAGAATCTGAACTTGGAACAAGTGCATTGTTGTACTGTGCCCCCTTTTTGGAGTAATTTAGATAGATAAACTTTATTTGGAAAAGCTGCCCTCATGTCAGGTATTCAAACACCACATTCAAAAAGGTAGTTGATGCTGTAGATTACAGCAAATCGCGGTGTAGTAGTAAGTACCCAGTAAGTATTTCATTGGTACCCAATGTACAGAATATTTTCACTTCAATTTGCAGGCTGTAATATTTTTCAGTTATAACATTGTACTCTTCTAAGTAATTGCAGAGACCTGGGAGCACAGCCATATTGTCAGACAATCAGACGGGTTGTAAACAAGCCTACAGTTTAGCAAGATCATCTAAACCCCTTTATTTGCAGGTGAAACAGGAAATGTGAAACTGTGCAAAGGATGGCAAGCGcagtaggtcaaagttgaacctgACGACCAGTCTTTAAACTGCTAACAATATTACAGTTTGCCCTCGTTTTCTCTTCAGAATAAGTTTGGAAAAGAGAAATGTCAAAGAAATTTGAAATAGTTGAATATCAGAACAGCTGGTTTGTAATTCTGGTAAttggggaattactagaattgttggggctttgtaaattatagagtgtggtctagacctactctatctgtaaagtgtctcgagataactcttgttatgatttgatactataaataaattgaattgaaagtaTTAATATGTTGGCAAAAATGTAGAAACGCTGTCACTCTTCCTGAAACCGTTTTGTTTAACAAAAACTCATCAGATCAGATGTTGTGTGTTTCCCCTAAAAAGGCTAGATCcaggtggacaaaataacaggaacaaCTTACCATCCAATGCAATCCTGTACAGTAGCCCTACAACACATCAACCTTTTTAAAGAGATattgattcaactttatgctgTTAAGGCTGCAGTGTTATAAACTACATTACAAAGTTGAAaggtttgtgttatttttttcaccctctgtctgtgcTAGCGTACAGAGACCTGTTTATAAAAGCAGGGAGGCGTGGGCGCCGCCTTTTCTGAGCCGGCTGCAGGCAGTAGGGAAGCATGTCCCCCGTCTGCCTCCAGCTGGCGCTTACAACGCAGCCGCCCACGCTACAAACAGATGCCTCCCACCACTCTAACATCTCTGTAGAAAGATtattcaaaaatgtgtttttaggcCATTTTATACTTTACCAAAGAGAGTAAAGAGGTAAGAGAGGGGatgtaataattgttaaaataacttttaacaTATTCATTTACATATGTCTTTATTTGCACAGGTCGAGGTGCCAAACACTGAATGCAAGAAGTGAATGGACTCTCTCCTCCTGACTCAACACCACCTCGGACCAGCCAGTAACAACCTCTGTGTAAccttcaacacacacatacacacttttcACACGTATCTGATTGTATtatttgttcaataaatgtgTAAAACATATGTGACAAATCATTCCCACTTATCTCATTCTTATGGAAGTGTCCTGTGACCCCGTTGTGGTACGAGAACACGAGTCTTGCGTTGTGTGTATTGAGAGAAAGATTACAACACTCCCGAGGGGGAAGTTGCTTCAGTTTATAACAGTGCAGCTGATTGCGGGCGTGTAGGAGTGAGGGAGAAGAGCGAAAATGGAAATGCGTGGATGTGCGCTTATGTGTGTCAGCAGTTTGCTTAACAACAGCGGAGTGGGTGCGTGTCTATTGGCTGAAGGTCAGGCAGCAGTGCAGCTGTTGTGTCTATCACTCGTCAAACAGGTGGCTCTCAATTCTCAGTGTGTTCGGAGTCAAGTGTGAGCAAGCCTGAGGATTAGAGCCATCAGGCacgttgtttttctttttttttttcttttttttttttttttctttttctttcaggaTTCCGGGCGTTTTGACACATTAGACACAACACTCCTGATTTCTGCCAGAGATCGCCTTCTCCCATCCAACAACCTCCCTGCCACTGGTCCGGTACCACTTTCCAATAAAGCACCTCTTCATAGAAGCTTTAGGAGTTAGAACTAATGGGTAATCATTCTTTACTAACGCATTAATAGTCAGATATAAGCCATTAATAAATATGACTTTTGGTTTCCAGGGTTCTCACTTTCTAAAAAAAGCCATCAAGTCTGCTGTTACAACTGTTAATCGTTAATATAGGAGTATGGAGTCTTTATGTAAAATGACAAAGCCAGTGTCATGCTGAAGGAGGATGTGATGGATCTTTATTGTGACGGTTAGTACATGTTTAATCTGAATTAATTGGCAAactaattgataatgaaaataacctTGTGTTGAGACACAAAAGTCTACTCtacaacatgaaaaaaataGATGATTTTGATACAAAGAATATGCGGACAGTGCTGATATCAGAACTGCGTGTGTATGTGAATTGGTGCATACAGGCAatccatattattattattatatggcTTCTAGCTAGTAAAATGTTTATTAAGAGGaataattcaacattttgggaaatgcacttACTTGCAGCAAGAAAGCTCATTCCCCCAGACTACTCCTttaacctctttttttttttttttataaagcattAGTTACAACTTATAAAAACTTTATGAAGGATGCCTCATGAGAAAGTGGTACCTATAGTTTATGTCACGGTGCTGTTAGCCCAACATTTGTGTTACAGACAGCTGGTAATGTTTAATGACCACCAATGACATACACACAATTGAGCAGCTCCCCCAGACCTGTTaccccctctcccctcccccagTTGTACATTACAGATCCCCGTTTGACATTCGAGCCTCTGCCACTGTGTGTGCCTTCGGACGAGCAAGAGAAGTTAAAGACGGGAAGCATTAAAACCCTTTCATGTTCAGATTATTCAAGGTGGGTTTTGTAACAGCGAAATTCTTTTCCTGCGTTTAATCACAGTCAAACTGTATCAATCCCCATCAGGAGATGGCTGGAGATTGAGCAAAGCCTCAGGCCAGAAAACTTAGCCGCTGTGCAGCTGTTGCTCCCACTCAAGCATCCAACCACCGCCACCACTACCccccacaccaacacacaacactCTGACAATGTGTGAGACACACCCAAGGACATATGCCTCGGACTTAGAGCACAgtcacaccaccaccaccaattGAGATGTTTGAATCGGTGCCCTGAATTCCCGGCTGCTGTAGTGCTTGAGAGATGTGTAAGATGACTGCTGTGTCTGCGCCGCCGCTGCTCAAACATGATTAAAATTGAATAGCTACTAAAACACTCTGGAATAATGCATTCCTAGAAATGAATTCATAATGTGTTTCTGTTCTCTATTTTTTTGCTGAAGAGCTCGCACAGTACAAAGTCAACCGTGATTTACTTTCCGTGGAAGGACTGATTGAAAGCAGTGGAAGTGTTTATTAAGTTTATCAAGGGTTGAGGCAGAGTCTTAGTGTTGTATCCAGTGGTTAGTCTTAACACTTGTTTAGTCATTAGTAATTCACTGGTCTGCAGGACTTGGtctgttttctctgtttctgcACTAAAGAATTGCAACAATACTAAACAATAAATGTGACAAAGACACACATCTTTGCAAAGTAATTAATCATAGTATTCTACATTTTCTGTTATCTAGAGATGAGCACTGAATACTTTTCTGTTTTTGGCCTTGAGAGAGTGTTGAGCCGTCCCTTCATCTCGTATTGTCTATTTATTCTTTTGGGCTGCACCTGTCAAATTTAGCTTTGAACACATCGGCATCTCAATCCATGGCTAAACGTATTTTTGTCATCTTTTGCCTCTTCAAGATTGAAGTAGTCTGAATACTGAATAAAAAATCGCAAATTTGATAGGGCAGGATGCTGTAGGATAACTCAACTTCAATCTAAAATTGAGAGGCCTGTTTAAGTGCTTACATGGAgactataaaaaaaacttgataCACTTCAATGCGCAAAATATGAATTCAGCCTGTTATCAATCAATATAACTAACACTCTCTAAAAAGGCacccttttaaaaaaatgttgtattcAGTGGCTATTAATTGGTATCAACTATTTATAGAGTGGTATAACCTTAATTAACAAACATgttttgggttgccaggttgtgagAAAAGCTTTTGCTGTTTAGACAATCTGCTGGTAATACCGTAGTTATTCATGTTGGTAATTCATTAATACATGTTTAAtaagctgttgtttttttttacaacctggCAATCCAGAAGTTTTTATTAATGCGTTATAACAGATATGTAAGTTAGTAAATTATTTGTTAAATAAAGCCATTAGCTACAACTTAAAAACTCGTATTATTAGGTTATATAAGGGACCTTATTAACAGACTTCCAGAAAGATAAACTGTAATATATCCACACCTGATCACTCCCTAAATCATTAGAAACAGGAAACTTTTGGACTAAATGTTCCATAATGtggctttcaaatacatctgtAGGCTCAGTTTATGCCATCCagtaatattaaaaacaaactttagGGTCAAAGCCGGGCTATGAGTGCCACACCTTGTTGCCATACCCAGTTGACTCCCGTTATGTGGCCATTTGGTCGTGCAGTGCGCGTCTTGGACACGGCGCTGCGCTCTCGGCGCTCCGCCGCCCTGCTCGTCTGAAAGCACACCCcgccctccctccatctccacctctacCAGCGCCGAAACCACACacgaggggggagagaggacgTTCATCCGCGTCTTTCATAGTAACCGAGCCACGCCGTTCACAGCCAGACTACTCAGCCAGGACACCGGAGTCTCTGACCGATCAGTCCCCGAGGTGCGTCCCGCTCATCCGCTCCCCTGCCAGCAGCTCAGCGCCGCTTCGCTCCGTTCCGCGCCGGGCCGGTCCGGACCGATCGCTTCCCCCTGGAGAACAGTTTATTCCCTGGAAGCTGGATGAATTATTGGAGAGTTGTGAACAAGTGCGAGAAGAAAGCTGTGGCTTGGGATCTGCCTCCTCGCTCCGTCCAGGGAAGACAAGACTCAGCCAGAGTTGTGGACGATAATGGAGGGGACGTCCCTGTATCTTCCTATTGTTATTTTACTGATGCAATGTAAGTGACAAATGGAAACTATTCATTCAGGAGAACTAactgtctgtatttgtgtttccATACTTCTCTCCATGAGATAAAGCTTAGGAAATAGATGAGTAAAGTGGTTTTGTcacttattatttataataatttctTCATTATTTTAGCTCATTCCTAGGATCTATCATTTGCGAAAATGGTCATTTAATTAAGTGCTCTAGACttaataatcattttttttttaacaaatgacTAATTCTTGGAGAGATTCGTGGAGAGAcagtttttcttatttttcaaaaaagtgGTTTTAATTCGGGGTTTTTTCaacaaaatattagaaaatgTGAATTTGCAGGGAAACTTTTAGTGGCAGAGttacacattttaaagttaaataCAAAAACGTATAAAGAAACTTATTTTGGACTTTTATTTTAAGTGTTATTCCCCAGTTCAGTTAAAGCCCCTCTGTGAGAGTGGGCTGTGGTGACTATGCAGCCAGACTGGCTTCCTACAAGTTGGCCCTAAAGTTGTATTTGGCGGGGTGCCACCAAAGGGTGTGGGCGACATGGTGGTGGCAGGGGGGCACCCGTTTTGGCAGAAGACGTGACGGATCCGTGCATGAGGTCAACAATTGGAGTACCACCAGAAATTTCAAACTGTTTTTCTCGTGATAAGGTGTTTTCGTAGCAGGGACTTTATCAGGCGACTGAAGGGCGGAAGGAAATAAGAAAACAGGAGTGGAGATGAACATGAGAAAAccctttttctttaaattgcAAAAAGGCACCTAACTTTCCCTGATGGGTAAGAGAAAGCAGTCCAAGTGCCTTTAGGACTCCaggggagcagcagcagtgtgagaTGGATGTGATGAGACAGTTAGAGTGAGTGATGCAGATTTTACTCTGTGTTGTCCACATTTTGCCACCTGTCAGGCCACAATTCACAGAGGTGTATGTGTGCGTCCAGTCCGCTATGGACAACACGACAGAAATCACTCATCGTCTGGCACACAGATAGATGTCGACAGTTTAACAGAGCAGCTTCAAATCTGCCTCAGCTCTAATGAATGCCTGTGGAGTGTATTTTTAAAAAACGAAAcgcaaaaaaaacagaaggaaaTGTTTTGGGTCGGTCTCTGTGGCAAGAGACCTAACATCCCCCATCTcaacctctcacacacacacacacacacacacacacacacacacacacacacacacacacacacacaccgtgtcTGCCTGAGACAGCTGTTGCTCACAGGGTTACAGTCATACAGAGAGGCTTTGTTCAAatggagaacacacacacacacgcacagtccTCCCTGTTTTTCTCTGTACCCCCACACCCTTGAAACGTGTGTGCCGTTCACGTTATCTACATCACACAGCCAGACAGGATATGTCTTATGGGCCCATTCCCTTCCTCTTTCATTTGTCCTGTTAATTTGAATAAGTGCCTTAATTGTTACTGCGCCATGCTTGTTGACCCCGGCCCAGCCCTGGAAACACCCACCCTAGTCT is a window encoding:
- the mrpl39 gene encoding 39S ribosomal protein L39, mitochondrial isoform X1, producing MATRTVCQVLQRRFASSAAAVRTPATEVRGQRNAVFSREQARQRALYPRIEKIEVSMQGPGLDGTLLIMNRGMSTPLSCARHLTEHHLINSALALVDGEPWSLHQPLTHSCSLTLLTFKDSDPTLVNQAYWRSCAALLGQVLETAFKDDFTVELLNTPEVPVTSGAFCCDVVLDPQLDSWTPSEESLRSLTRGAQQLIHQDLAWEPLEVVPSVALEIFSHSRCKQEEVEQKAAQSPKGTVMLHRCGDHVLLSAGPLVARTGLCSQYEVTAIHSLGQGLWGLRRRAQGLSLPLQLQAHHTVWRKLRQRAEKMVEVPNTECKK
- the mrpl39 gene encoding 39S ribosomal protein L39, mitochondrial isoform X2 produces the protein MATRTVCQVLQRRFASSAAAVRTPATEVRGQRNAVFSREQARQRALYPRIEKIEVSMQGPGLDGTLLIMNRGMSTPLSCARHLTEHHLINSALALVDGEPWSLHQPLTHSCSLTLLTFKDSDPTLVNQAYWRSCAALLGQVLETAFKDDFTVELLNTPEVPVTSGAFCCDVVLDPQLDSWTPSEESLRSLTRGAQQLIHQDLAWEPLEVVPSVALEIFSHSRCKQEEVEQKAAQSPKGTVMLHRCGDHVLLSAGPLVARTGLCSQYEVTAIHSLGQGLWGLRRRAQGLSLPLQLQAHHTVWRKLRQRAEKMVRTARMQEVNGLSPPDSTPPRTSQ